One Nitrosopumilus piranensis genomic region harbors:
- a CDS encoding pyridoxal phosphate-dependent aminotransferase: MFQIQVEDHIDKVVMPDNLKVGLMVAEQREKCASGGCTGEFYGLGFGQSPFHVPPVLENALSENSDKGHYSAAEGILKLRQAIAGFNKRHFDLDVDPARIVIGPGTKDIINTLFGIIKGGVILPSPSWIGYRPQIHLLNKHFHTFYLKPEHDYKINSKEFEEFVSKLSGKQHTLVLNNPHNPTGALYTKDELEELANVCRRKNILVLADEIYALDSYDVSKFTSMAKVYPEGTFVTNGLSKDRSAGGYRLGSCILPMTSCKKLASDYKKVAATVYTNVSTPIQYAAIKAYEQNDEIEDYISTTRQIHQIMGEYLYQQWDALDGISTTKPEGAFYFFADFNSLSENLRKKGVNTSNQLAESLLSCPFHIAVVTGDACMLKPDNFGARVAFVDYDGKKTFDDYKDKPPQNDSEKLEFVKRNAPLMVRSVDSLKQWISYIKSD; this comes from the coding sequence TTGTTCCAAATTCAAGTAGAAGATCATATTGACAAAGTAGTCATGCCTGATAATCTAAAAGTTGGATTGATGGTTGCAGAACAACGTGAAAAATGTGCTTCTGGTGGATGTACTGGAGAATTCTATGGTCTTGGGTTTGGTCAATCACCTTTCCATGTTCCACCTGTCTTGGAGAATGCACTTTCAGAAAATTCTGACAAAGGTCATTATTCAGCTGCAGAAGGAATATTGAAATTGCGACAAGCAATTGCAGGATTTAATAAAAGACATTTTGATTTGGACGTTGATCCTGCAAGAATTGTTATTGGACCTGGAACTAAAGATATCATAAATACTCTGTTTGGAATAATAAAAGGAGGAGTTATCTTGCCTTCTCCATCATGGATTGGATACAGACCACAAATTCATCTTTTAAACAAACATTTTCACACTTTTTATCTAAAACCAGAACATGATTACAAAATCAATTCTAAAGAATTTGAAGAGTTTGTATCTAAACTTTCTGGCAAACAACATACACTTGTACTGAATAATCCTCACAACCCTACTGGTGCATTATACACAAAAGATGAGCTTGAGGAACTGGCTAATGTTTGTAGACGAAAAAATATTTTGGTATTGGCAGATGAAATCTATGCACTTGATTCCTATGATGTATCAAAATTTACTAGCATGGCCAAAGTCTATCCTGAAGGAACTTTTGTTACAAATGGCCTCTCAAAGGATCGCTCAGCAGGAGGATATAGGCTTGGATCCTGCATTTTACCTATGACTTCTTGTAAAAAACTAGCTTCAGACTACAAAAAAGTGGCAGCAACAGTATACACCAATGTTTCAACACCAATTCAGTATGCAGCGATAAAGGCATATGAGCAAAATGATGAGATTGAGGACTATATCTCAACTACAAGACAAATTCATCAAATTATGGGTGAATATTTGTATCAACAATGGGATGCACTAGATGGAATCTCTACAACAAAACCTGAAGGTGCTTTTTATTTTTTTGCTGACTTTAACTCTCTTTCAGAAAATTTGAGGAAAAAAGGTGTTAATACGTCAAACCAACTTGCCGAATCATTACTGTCTTGCCCATTTCACATAGCAGTTGTTACTGGTGATGCATGTATGTTAAAGCCTGACAATTTTGGAGCAAGAGTTGCATTTGTTGATTATGATGGAAAAAAAACATTTGATGATTACAAAGATAAACCCCCACAAAATGATTCAGAGAAATTAGAGTTTGTAAAAAGAAATGCACCTCTGATGGTACGTTCAGTTGATTCGCTCAAACAATGGATCTCTTATATCAAAAGTGATTAA
- a CDS encoding winged helix-turn-helix transcriptional regulator, translating to MPEMLESPQEKILEFIINNPSSHLRKIKNNLGFSMGTIQYHLNILEKEGKIKSVKTKFYKNYYHISESDDKVLSVFNLESPRSIILYLLQHEPSTHQDIAKRIELSSSTVSWHMKRLLELNIVESEYSGKYTLYRLVNRENVLENLRKCKSTTWNSIINNMVDVFSAFEQK from the coding sequence ATGCCAGAAATGCTAGAATCACCACAAGAAAAAATCTTAGAGTTTATAATTAACAATCCTAGTTCCCACCTAAGAAAGATTAAGAATAATTTGGGATTCTCAATGGGTACAATTCAATACCATCTCAACATTCTTGAGAAAGAAGGAAAAATAAAATCAGTCAAAACAAAGTTTTACAAAAATTATTACCATATTAGTGAATCTGATGATAAAGTGCTTTCTGTGTTTAATTTAGAATCTCCACGAAGTATTATCTTGTATTTGCTCCAACATGAACCATCCACACATCAAGATATAGCAAAAAGAATCGAATTATCATCTTCAACTGTTAGTTGGCACATGAAAAGATTATTGGAATTAAATATTGTAGAGTCAGAATATTCTGGCAAATACACGTTATACCGTCTTGTCAACAGAGAAAATGTATTAGAGAATCTTAGAAAATGCAAATCAACTACATGGAACTCTATAATTAACAACATGGTAGATGTCTTTTCAGCATTTGAACAGAAATAA
- a CDS encoding YnfA family protein: MNEQPKNFFTSVMLFFLAGLCEIGGGYLVWKWLRDHKGKVLGLIGGLVLFSYGIVMTLQPADFGKVLNHFWVKILVQSSISTRKKYQNSSNTAKKFF; this comes from the coding sequence ATGAATGAACAACCAAAGAATTTTTTCACTTCAGTTATGTTATTCTTTCTAGCTGGACTTTGTGAGATTGGTGGAGGATATCTAGTATGGAAATGGCTTCGTGATCATAAAGGAAAAGTTTTGGGTTTGATTGGAGGATTGGTTTTGTTTTCTTATGGAATTGTAATGACTCTACAACCTGCAGATTTTGGTAAAGTCTTGAATCATTTTTGGGTAAAAATATTGGTTCAAAGTTCAATTAGCACTAGAAAAAAATATCAAAATTCTTCAAATACTGCTAAGAAATTTTTTTAA
- a CDS encoding BPTI/Kunitz domain-containing protein, which translates to MIPLLLFGLFGIQESFSQECSMGNIVILKLSNNKPNCVSPTTSEKLVERGWGMMPIEPFTNHTDSCNVEPDPGLCKAAFEKYYFNSETLSCDNFIWGGCGGTVPFNLLSECQIQCESIHDLSSISVIDDSNQNIINDFDSDYAFHWIQDDTISGYEYSSHINKPLRIKFLDDVVIIPDISTAQKLQHDYGVLLSDENLKWKDDHSYAILETMKKIPQESRNYYQNQNLNLSKWILTDQHIDDDIRITNNDSVQIITISLDAFENANPKIVQIEDKRGKYFSQRLHHALVNFVTEGGNNKDAIEKILNERYGVSTVIPDYEKLTQNTTVESENSFQQFHSWEIIEIINMFEEMPDGFHSIDELQYLVRRADGVPHPLYPEAPAVAWSFLNPGYIEFMESAFRVDDSYLHRLIIHEKSHFMWEHLFSDQLKNNWILLGNWYEDNSDSGWSTSKTTEFVSSYAHAINPDEDMAESIAYFVTNPDKLKSRSLEKYEFIRDKIMQGSIYISQIREDLTFDVYNLSPDYIYPGKITNVDIQVDGKENENKNVTITIGLKATNSFEGAKHAYLRLFSEIGTFEDVYLYPVDGTLGSVLSGQLVIDVNAKNGFWYTDQIVLTDQNGNQRFEGQNDFGWKLFVNNSDEDVIPPNYVFSTLKLDKTKDNSKYSKPIEILSVSWQVDENRQMKNCFVRIAHEDLESYSMDSWGTFDNLKQTCNVEFELTEYNQSGLYSVMYFQMEDMAGNQQSVDFTEFSEENHSIMITTDNPDVIVPYLDVNDITITAIPTNPQTPNGETHVNIVYFASDDKSGLGLVSYTLRDPQGIDHFNYHYHENFYTLFFDGIPNNLKKYEIDLILPEGSPPGKWGLTQMNLVDKANNQKSYQFTEIIHFDVAN; encoded by the coding sequence GTGATTCCATTGCTATTGTTTGGACTTTTTGGAATACAAGAATCATTTTCACAAGAATGTAGTATGGGGAATATTGTAATTCTCAAATTATCAAATAACAAGCCTAATTGTGTGAGTCCCACAACTTCAGAAAAATTAGTAGAGAGAGGATGGGGCATGATGCCGATTGAACCTTTTACTAATCACACAGATTCTTGTAATGTAGAACCTGATCCTGGATTGTGTAAAGCTGCATTTGAAAAATATTATTTTAATTCTGAAACTTTATCATGTGATAATTTCATTTGGGGTGGATGTGGGGGAACAGTTCCATTTAATTTGTTATCTGAGTGTCAAATACAATGTGAATCAATACACGATTTATCATCAATTAGTGTAATTGATGATTCTAATCAAAACATAATCAATGATTTTGATAGTGATTATGCTTTTCATTGGATACAAGATGATACAATTTCAGGCTATGAGTATAGTTCTCATATCAACAAACCATTGAGAATTAAATTTTTAGATGATGTTGTTATCATTCCTGATATTTCCACTGCACAAAAATTACAACATGATTATGGAGTTTTACTCAGTGATGAAAATCTAAAATGGAAAGATGATCACTCTTATGCAATACTTGAGACCATGAAGAAAATACCTCAAGAAAGCAGAAATTATTATCAAAATCAAAACTTGAATCTCTCCAAATGGATTTTAACTGATCAACATATTGATGATGATATTAGAATTACAAATAATGATTCTGTTCAAATTATAACAATATCTTTGGATGCATTTGAAAATGCAAACCCAAAAATTGTTCAAATAGAAGATAAACGTGGAAAATATTTTTCCCAAAGACTTCATCATGCTCTTGTTAATTTTGTAACTGAAGGTGGAAACAACAAAGATGCAATAGAGAAAATCCTCAATGAAAGATATGGTGTTTCTACAGTAATTCCTGATTATGAGAAATTAACTCAAAACACAACTGTTGAATCTGAAAACAGCTTTCAACAATTTCATTCATGGGAAATAATAGAAATAATCAACATGTTTGAAGAGATGCCTGATGGCTTTCATTCAATAGATGAATTACAATATTTAGTCAGGCGAGCAGATGGCGTACCTCATCCATTATATCCTGAAGCACCAGCTGTAGCGTGGTCATTTTTAAATCCAGGTTATATTGAATTTATGGAATCTGCATTTCGTGTAGATGATTCTTATCTACATCGATTAATTATTCATGAAAAATCCCATTTTATGTGGGAACATCTATTTTCTGATCAACTAAAAAATAATTGGATATTACTTGGAAATTGGTATGAAGACAATAGTGATTCAGGGTGGTCTACTAGTAAAACAACTGAATTTGTAAGCTCATACGCACATGCAATAAATCCTGATGAGGATATGGCCGAAAGCATTGCATATTTTGTTACAAATCCTGATAAACTAAAGTCTCGTTCATTGGAAAAATATGAATTTATTCGAGATAAAATTATGCAAGGAAGTATCTACATATCACAAATTCGTGAAGATCTAACATTTGATGTGTATAATTTATCACCTGATTACATCTATCCTGGGAAGATAACTAATGTGGATATTCAAGTGGATGGTAAAGAAAATGAAAACAAAAATGTAACAATTACTATTGGTCTTAAAGCAACTAATTCATTTGAAGGTGCAAAACATGCATATCTTCGTTTGTTCAGTGAGATTGGTACATTTGAGGATGTTTATCTGTATCCTGTTGATGGAACTCTGGGTTCTGTTCTAAGTGGACAGTTAGTAATTGATGTGAATGCAAAAAATGGATTCTGGTATACTGATCAGATAGTCCTTACTGATCAAAATGGCAATCAAAGATTTGAAGGACAAAATGATTTTGGTTGGAAGTTGTTTGTAAATAATTCCGATGAGGATGTAATTCCTCCAAATTATGTATTTAGCACTTTGAAATTAGATAAAACAAAAGACAATTCTAAATATTCTAAGCCCATTGAAATTCTAAGTGTTTCTTGGCAAGTAGATGAAAACCGTCAAATGAAAAATTGTTTTGTTCGTATTGCACATGAAGACCTTGAGAGTTACAGTATGGATTCATGGGGGACATTTGATAATCTAAAACAAACTTGTAATGTAGAGTTTGAATTAACAGAATATAACCAATCAGGTCTGTATAGTGTAATGTATTTTCAAATGGAAGACATGGCTGGAAATCAACAAAGTGTAGATTTTACAGAATTCTCTGAAGAAAATCACTCTATTATGATAACTACTGACAATCCTGATGTCATTGTCCCATATCTTGATGTAAATGATATTACCATAACTGCAATTCCAACAAATCCTCAGACACCAAATGGTGAGACTCATGTCAATATTGTGTATTTTGCAAGTGATGATAAATCTGGATTGGGGTTGGTAAGCTACACTTTACGTGATCCGCAAGGCATTGATCATTTTAATTATCATTATCATGAAAATTTCTATACCTTATTTTTTGATGGAATTCCTAATAATCTAAAAAAATATGAAATTGATTTGATCTTGCCAGAAGGTTCTCCTCCAGGAAAATGGGGGTTAACTCAAATGAATCTTGTAGATAAAGCAAATAATCAAAAATCTTACCAGTTTACAGAAATAATTCATTTTGATGTTGCGAATTAA
- a CDS encoding NAD(P)/FAD-dependent oxidoreductase, translating to MKSKSSPTVNFSLRKEVFFVSIGSIIGAFTMHLPRIFLDFIGDSSYVVTLIVLAQTVDSADPLVGFLLHIFVATTIGIITGIFLYKLMKFNISNVIRGIIFGLIAGIVVFVVFAIPVSQLLLGPNTVEVLSEINPQMSLVDAIREVEQNFVFQMIHSLVMHLIWGVTLGLISSLFTRKMGANYLCRICNIEFSKIKTWEHHQEHVHDNPSKSTKKILIVGGGYAGVGVLNRIQKQFQDNVDVSISLVSESNFFLHTPMLPEMATGTIEPRHIATPIRKFCKRAQFYHAKVVSVDINSRKVVIQRQGDSKQTELSYDYLVLASGSKTNFFGNHNVEKNSLTIKSLDDAIKIRNHVISVLETADQESDETIRQKLVTFVVVGGGFSGVETVGELNEFVRESVEKYYRNISISSVKVFLVSSGKTILPEIGDLGQYAKDALEKAEVKIYTNTRLDDFADELVTLNNGEKISCSTMVWAGGNKVDDVITNLDTEHHKSGKLTVTHQLKLKNHPNVFALGDCAYVLDPRSQKPYPPTAQHAIRQAKTVAENLSNKVNGIGFQSDFVYDSKGSMAKIGKKDGVALLLGHELRGMLAWFVWKQYYLSTLPTTEKKIRVGLDWFIDLFFPRDITRLSNIFEEKPIVSSSN from the coding sequence ATGAAATCAAAATCTTCTCCCACAGTTAATTTCTCACTTCGAAAAGAAGTCTTTTTTGTTTCAATTGGCTCTATTATTGGTGCATTTACAATGCATCTTCCAAGAATCTTTCTTGATTTTATTGGAGATTCATCTTATGTTGTAACTTTAATTGTTTTAGCTCAAACAGTAGACTCTGCAGATCCCTTAGTAGGTTTTTTGTTACATATTTTTGTTGCAACAACTATTGGAATTATTACAGGAATTTTTTTGTACAAATTAATGAAGTTTAATATATCTAATGTTATACGAGGAATTATTTTTGGGTTAATTGCAGGTATTGTGGTGTTTGTAGTATTTGCAATTCCTGTATCTCAATTATTGCTTGGTCCAAACACTGTTGAAGTTTTATCTGAGATAAACCCCCAGATGTCTCTAGTTGATGCCATAAGAGAAGTTGAACAAAACTTTGTCTTTCAAATGATACATTCTCTTGTAATGCATCTTATTTGGGGCGTAACTTTGGGATTGATTTCTTCACTTTTTACGCGTAAAATGGGAGCAAATTATCTCTGCAGGATTTGCAATATTGAATTTTCAAAAATCAAGACATGGGAACATCATCAAGAACACGTTCATGACAATCCTTCAAAATCTACGAAGAAAATTCTCATTGTTGGTGGGGGGTATGCCGGAGTTGGTGTACTTAATAGAATCCAAAAACAATTCCAAGATAATGTTGATGTGAGTATTAGTCTTGTTAGTGAATCCAATTTTTTCTTACATACTCCTATGTTGCCTGAGATGGCAACAGGAACCATAGAACCGCGGCATATTGCTACTCCAATTAGAAAATTCTGTAAAAGAGCTCAATTCTATCATGCAAAAGTTGTTTCAGTTGATATTAACTCGAGAAAAGTAGTCATTCAAAGACAAGGTGATTCAAAACAAACAGAACTATCTTATGATTATTTGGTTTTAGCATCAGGCTCTAAGACAAACTTTTTTGGAAATCATAACGTTGAAAAAAACTCTTTGACAATTAAGAGTCTTGATGATGCCATAAAAATTAGAAATCATGTGATTAGTGTTTTAGAAACTGCAGATCAAGAATCTGATGAAACCATTAGACAGAAACTTGTAACATTTGTAGTTGTTGGTGGTGGATTTTCTGGTGTTGAAACTGTAGGGGAACTAAATGAGTTTGTAAGAGAGTCTGTTGAAAAATACTATCGAAATATTTCAATTAGTTCAGTCAAAGTATTTTTGGTTTCATCAGGTAAAACCATTCTGCCTGAAATAGGGGATTTAGGGCAATATGCAAAGGATGCACTAGAAAAAGCTGAAGTCAAAATATACACCAATACACGATTAGATGATTTTGCAGATGAACTTGTAACTTTGAACAATGGAGAAAAAATTTCGTGCAGTACTATGGTTTGGGCTGGAGGAAATAAAGTCGATGATGTAATTACAAATCTTGATACCGAACATCATAAATCAGGAAAACTTACTGTGACTCATCAATTAAAATTGAAAAATCATCCTAATGTCTTTGCCCTTGGAGATTGTGCTTATGTCTTAGATCCTAGAAGTCAGAAACCATATCCTCCAACTGCACAGCATGCAATAAGACAAGCAAAGACTGTGGCAGAAAACCTTTCAAACAAAGTTAATGGAATTGGATTTCAATCTGATTTTGTTTATGATTCAAAGGGCTCTATGGCAAAAATTGGAAAAAAAGATGGGGTAGCATTGTTATTGGGACATGAACTTCGTGGTATGTTAGCTTGGTTTGTATGGAAACAGTACTATCTTTCCACCCTTCCTACTACTGAGAAAAAAATTAGAGTTGGATTGGACTGGTTCATAGACTTGTTCTTTCCAAGGGACATTACTAGACTTTCAAATATCTTTGAAGAGAAACCAATCGTTTCATCATCTAACTAA
- a CDS encoding DUF1722 domain-containing protein gives MLSQDSLKFADIRNYVLERFEDVKTNPSMNKLVKFHTFNKFLFMACSQIELNKLGKIVANQEKLQTKDVLDSYEKHLKNILSKTPTRSRHANVLRRMYGHFNKKIPKSEQKTIEHLISEYQNNNITLSDMLYKLRTITSDIDNMYVVKQSYFLLFADKI, from the coding sequence ATGTTGAGTCAAGATTCATTAAAATTTGCAGATATTAGAAACTACGTACTAGAAAGATTTGAAGATGTCAAAACTAATCCTTCTATGAACAAACTAGTGAAATTTCATACTTTTAACAAATTTCTTTTCATGGCTTGCAGCCAGATAGAATTAAACAAATTAGGAAAAATTGTAGCAAACCAAGAGAAATTACAAACTAAAGACGTGCTTGACAGTTATGAGAAACATCTAAAGAATATTTTATCCAAAACACCAACTCGCTCTAGACATGCAAATGTATTGCGAAGGATGTATGGTCATTTTAATAAAAAAATACCAAAATCTGAGCAAAAGACAATTGAACATCTGATTTCTGAATATCAAAATAACAACATAACGCTAAGTGATATGTTGTACAAACTAAGAACCATAACATCTGATATTGATAATATGTATGTTGTAAAACAATCATATTTTCTTTTATTTGCAGACAAAATTTAG
- a CDS encoding thrombospondin type 3 repeat-containing protein: protein MIISKFFIIPIVIAIGLSVTFLLLNFDDVSNAKPAGFDGDRDGVVDSLDNCPRNTNSDQTDFDSDKLGDECDIDDDNDGIFDSLDQFDTDPTDWADFDFDGIGSFKDTDDDNDGILDVDDSDPLPISEKLATKYLQDLRVCADMDDGTLRLVCYSEFFGKIAENQENNSDALELSIALSKIGLIDDCHFVSHEVGHVAFNENPDVIENLIGMDGTMCRGGYFHGVIAAYFHDVQEDGAQFPSDYDSMCNDLIGSSNYQDCVHGLGHGMVHYFDDDLDSSLKLCHDMSFYQNRLCVRGVMMQYTDNVLTRQGITSDVINNLCSKSKLNTIDYAECSMSIGGTLAFFTNHDFKQGTKLCELIENKQDQNYCIDGLKGEIQDSEKYETDSLTLDKREKFQPQFVKGTSKVIDIQSPAIISNFQFVHEIGLISFEIDRPQYVVMYVPNEFVTSKMVVTVDGQIPDELDAKGNVLGEDISMIRFVPDNSGLVMMTPLPE from the coding sequence TTGATTATTAGTAAATTCTTCATCATTCCTATTGTCATAGCAATTGGCTTGTCAGTTACATTCCTCTTGCTAAATTTTGATGATGTGTCTAATGCAAAACCAGCTGGATTTGATGGAGACAGAGATGGAGTAGTTGATTCTCTTGATAACTGTCCAAGAAATACTAATTCTGATCAGACAGATTTTGATTCAGACAAACTAGGAGATGAATGTGATATTGATGATGATAATGACGGAATTTTTGATTCTCTTGACCAGTTTGACACTGATCCTACAGACTGGGCAGACTTTGATTTTGATGGAATAGGTTCATTCAAAGACACAGACGATGATAATGACGGAATTTTAGATGTAGATGACTCTGATCCTCTACCTATTTCAGAAAAACTGGCAACAAAATATCTCCAAGACCTACGTGTATGTGCAGATATGGATGATGGAACATTGCGTCTTGTATGTTACTCTGAATTTTTTGGCAAGATTGCAGAGAATCAAGAAAACAATTCTGATGCATTGGAATTGTCAATAGCATTATCTAAAATTGGATTAATTGATGATTGTCATTTTGTTTCTCATGAAGTAGGACACGTAGCTTTTAATGAAAATCCAGATGTTATTGAAAATCTAATTGGAATGGATGGAACAATGTGTAGGGGAGGATATTTTCATGGGGTAATAGCGGCATATTTTCATGATGTTCAAGAAGATGGAGCACAATTTCCTTCTGATTATGATTCTATGTGCAATGATTTGATAGGTTCTTCAAACTATCAAGATTGTGTACATGGATTAGGACATGGCATGGTACATTATTTTGATGATGACCTGGATTCTTCTTTGAAATTGTGTCATGATATGTCATTTTATCAAAATAGATTGTGTGTGAGAGGAGTAATGATGCAATATACGGATAATGTTCTAACAAGACAAGGAATTACTTCCGATGTAATCAACAATCTCTGTAGTAAATCCAAATTGAATACTATTGATTATGCTGAATGTAGTATGTCTATTGGAGGAACTCTGGCATTTTTCACTAATCATGATTTTAAACAAGGCACAAAGTTATGTGAATTAATTGAGAATAAACAAGATCAAAATTACTGTATTGATGGGTTAAAAGGAGAAATTCAAGATTCAGAAAAATATGAAACAGACTCTTTGACATTAGATAAAAGAGAAAAATTCCAACCCCAATTTGTCAAAGGAACATCTAAAGTAATTGATATACAAAGTCCTGCAATAATATCGAATTTTCAATTTGTCCATGAGATAGGATTGATTTCATTTGAAATTGACAGACCGCAATATGTTGTAATGTATGTTCCAAATGAATTTGTCACTTCAAAAATGGTAGTGACAGTTGATGGTCAGATTCCTGATGAATTAGATGCAAAAGGAAATGTTTTGGGAGAAGACATTTCCATGATAAGATTTGTTCCTGATAATTCAGGACTAGTCATGATGACTCCTTTACCCGAGTAG
- a CDS encoding DUF302 domain-containing protein — MSFTHTVKTQKSIDEVITTLTEDLKEIGFGVLETLDFKKILADKGLKFADNYRLMEVCNPNLAKQVLEANPDLGLLLPCTIAVYQKDNENYISLARPTSLLSMVSENNLKFSGEEIEDNLIKVIEKAK; from the coding sequence ATGAGTTTTACACATACGGTAAAAACACAAAAGAGCATTGATGAGGTAATAACTACTCTGACAGAAGATCTAAAAGAAATAGGATTTGGAGTGCTTGAGACTCTAGATTTTAAAAAGATTTTAGCAGATAAAGGACTGAAATTTGCAGATAATTACAGACTCATGGAGGTATGTAATCCCAACTTGGCAAAACAAGTTCTAGAGGCAAACCCAGACTTGGGATTATTATTGCCATGTACAATTGCAGTATATCAAAAAGATAATGAAAATTACATCAGTTTGGCAAGACCTACATCTTTACTTTCTATGGTATCAGAAAATAATCTCAAATTTTCAGGTGAAGAAATAGAAGACAACCTCATAAAAGTAATTGAAAAAGCAAAATAA
- a CDS encoding VOC family protein, with product MTDAIPQGFSSVTPHLVIKDCENALEFYKKAFSALEIYRSKMPDGRIMHAMIQIGNSFVMMADEFPDMGAVGPNTLGGTSTALHIYTEDADKLFKQAIDAGAIQIMPLADMFWGDRYGQIQDPYGHRWAIATHTRDVSPEEMEKTAKEIFSKSDFC from the coding sequence TTGACTGATGCAATTCCACAAGGATTTTCTTCTGTAACGCCTCATTTGGTGATTAAAGATTGTGAAAATGCACTAGAGTTTTACAAAAAAGCATTTAGTGCTCTAGAGATTTATCGAAGTAAGATGCCTGATGGTAGAATAATGCATGCAATGATTCAGATTGGAAATTCTTTTGTCATGATGGCAGACGAATTTCCTGACATGGGTGCAGTTGGTCCTAACACCTTGGGTGGAACTTCTACTGCATTGCATATTTACACTGAAGATGCAGACAAGCTATTCAAACAAGCAATTGATGCAGGAGCGATTCAAATTATGCCACTTGCAGACATGTTTTGGGGCGATAGGTATGGTCAGATACAGGATCCATATGGACATCGTTGGGCTATTGCCACACACACTAGAGATGTTTCTCCTGAAGAGATGGAAAAGACTGCAAAAGAAATATTTTCAAAAAGTGATTTCTGCTAA
- a CDS encoding winged helix-turn-helix domain-containing protein: MADFKILARDSNLRKAILKALSDDYSRTIMNYTIEKPKSVVEIVKECDIPMTTAYRRVKELEESKILKVTGSIVTDDGKKYFLYQNRLKAIYVIFGLESLDVQIVDNDGMGTSAYW; this comes from the coding sequence TTGGCAGATTTTAAAATTCTAGCAAGGGACTCTAATCTTAGAAAAGCAATTCTAAAAGCATTATCTGATGATTATTCTAGAACAATCATGAACTATACCATAGAAAAACCAAAATCTGTTGTAGAGATTGTCAAGGAATGTGATATTCCAATGACTACTGCATATAGACGTGTAAAAGAACTTGAGGAAAGCAAAATTCTCAAAGTTACAGGTTCTATTGTTACTGATGATGGAAAGAAATACTTTCTTTATCAAAATAGACTAAAGGCAATCTATGTTATATTTGGTTTAGAATCATTAGATGTACAAATCGTAGACAATGATGGTATGGGAACTAGTGCTTATTGGTAA
- a CDS encoding rhodanese-like domain-containing protein codes for MQTKNIGIIASVIVGIAITGAIVLGTNTVEDTVDKFAVNADTVDVLLQNSERVFVIDIRTAEQYQSGHIDGASHDVLDSTTLEKRVKTIQNRLPEVASTYNFVLVDDDGTQAKQAAQAMTEMGIQTFYLDGGISLDGDLMTRSQTVIDSKELMQKLDANEDIFLLDVREPNELLESKIDGAVNIPLAQIFQPGGMDEIPTDKPVVIICGSGNRATIATYALAQEGVDFQVLEGGMKAWNPMIQAQSGM; via the coding sequence ATGCAAACAAAAAATATTGGAATTATTGCATCTGTAATTGTTGGAATTGCAATAACTGGTGCAATAGTTTTGGGGACAAATACTGTAGAGGACACTGTTGATAAATTTGCAGTAAATGCAGATACAGTTGATGTGTTACTGCAAAACAGCGAACGTGTTTTTGTTATAGATATTAGAACTGCAGAACAGTATCAGTCAGGTCATATTGATGGCGCATCTCATGATGTTTTAGATTCTACAACTCTAGAAAAAAGAGTAAAAACAATCCAAAATAGATTGCCTGAAGTTGCATCAACATACAATTTTGTTTTAGTTGATGATGATGGAACTCAAGCAAAACAAGCAGCTCAAGCCATGACTGAGATGGGAATTCAGACGTTCTATCTTGATGGAGGTATTAGTTTGGATGGGGATCTTATGACTCGTTCTCAAACAGTGATTGATTCAAAAGAATTGATGCAAAAACTTGATGCAAATGAGGACATATTCTTACTTGATGTAAGAGAGCCTAATGAGTTATTAGAATCAAAAATTGATGGTGCAGTAAATATCCCACTTGCCCAAATATTTCAACCAGGTGGAATGGATGAAATTCCTACTGATAAACCAGTGGTAATCATCTGTGGTTCTGGAAACAGAGCAACAATTGCTACCTATGCCCTTGCACAAGAAGGTGTTGACTTTCAGGTATTGGAAGGTGGAATGAAGGCATGGAATCCAATGATTCAAGCACAATCAGGAATGTAA